From one Lolium rigidum isolate FL_2022 chromosome 4, APGP_CSIRO_Lrig_0.1, whole genome shotgun sequence genomic stretch:
- the LOC124707854 gene encoding transcription factor WRKY45-1-like, with translation MSSMAPPPPFAQVVDDLIKGQQFAAQLQDLLRASPKAGLIVDQILHTFSRAIHAAEAAAATTAGEWSSDVQSEVTDGGSGGGKRKSAAGGGDRRACRRKTQQSSVVTKTLKSLDDGLSWRKYGQKDIQNCKHPKAYFRCTHKYDQLCAAQRQVQLCEDDSGTFKVTYLGVHTCQDPADVPPNVHHQTAGTSDALQAGFHLISFAPNAVATPASTTSTMTTSTTNYQLTAGPSIGSGPQSLKLEGGDHEEVLSSNTPGCSALRSTGAGAATAPTWPADQGDVTSALQYGGDVHFGDFDDDYSMYLLGDLVPYHY, from the exons ATGTCGTCTATGGCGCCGCCCCCGCCGTTCGCGCAGGTGGTGGATGACCTGATCAAGGGGCAGCAGTTCGCGGCGCAGCTGCAGGATCTCCTCCGGGCCTCGCCCAAGGCGGGGCTCATCGTCGACCAGATCCTCCACACCTTCTCCCGTGCCATCCACGCCGCCGAGGCCGCAGCCGCCACCACTGCCGGCGAGTGGTCGTCCGACGTGCAGAGCGAGGTCACTGACGGCGGGAGCGGCGGCGGGAAGAGGAAgtccgccgccggaggaggggaCCGCAGGGCTTGCCGGAGAAA GACCCAGCAATCGTCCGTTGTCACCAAAACCTTGAAGAGCTTGGACGACGGGCTCTCATGGCGCAAATACGGCCAGAAGGACATACAGAACTGCAAGCACCCAAA GGCTTACTTCCGGTGCACGCACAAGTACGACCAGCTCTGCGCCGCGCAGCGGCAGGTGCAGCTCTGCGAGGACGATTCGGGCACGTTCAAGGTCACCTACCTCGGCGTCCACACCTGCCAGGACCCCGCCGATGTCCCGCCGAACGTACACCACCAGACGGCGGGCACCTCCGATGCCCTTCAGGCCGGCTTCCACCTCATCAGCTTCGCCCCCAACGCCGTcgccacccccgcctccaccaccagcaccatgaCCACGAGCACCACCAACTACCAGCTTACGGCCGGCCCATCGATCGGGTCCGGCCCGCAGAGCCTCAAGCTGGAGGGCGGCGACCACGAGGAGGTGCTCAGCAGCAACACCCCCGGCTGCTCTGCCCTGCGCAGCACCGGTGCCGGGGCGGCCACGGCGCCAACTTGGCCGGCGGACCAGGGCGACGTGACCTCCGCACTGCAGTACGGTGGCGACGTCCACTTCGGAGATTTTGACGATGATTATAGCATGTATCTTCTTGGGGACCTAGTACCGTACcactattaa